The genomic segment CAATGGCTGACCGGACCGGCCGCGCGGCAGGACGGTCATCGCTGGCGGGCACGCGCCTGCGCGATCCTGACCGGTAGCGGCAGCGTGCGGGCGGACGATCCGCAGCTCAGCGTCCGCGGGATCGCGGAACTGCCCACCGATATTGTCCGGCAGCCGCTGCGGATCGTCGTCGACAGTCGCCTCGAGGTCTCGCCGGACGCGCGGGTGCTGCAGGGTGGTGGCACCCTGGTCGTTGCTGCCGTGACTGACCGCGCCCGCAGCGCGGCGCTCGCCGAGTTGGGCGTCGAAGTCCTGCTGCTGCCCGCTTCGGACGGCCGGGTCGATCTGCGGGCACTGCTTGCCGAACTGGCCCGGCGCGGCATCAACGAACTCCACGTCGAAGCCGGCTTCGTACTCAGCGGCGCCCTGCTGCAGGCGGGCCTGGTCGATGAACTGCTGCTCTATCTGGCGCCTTGTCTCGTCGGCGATGCGGCGCGCGGAATGTTCGCTCTGCCGCAGCTCGAGTCGCTGGCCGGCAGGAAGCAGCTGCTCATTCGCGACGTTCGCCTGCTGTCTCAGGATCTGCGGCTGCTGGCGCGCTTCAGCTGAGCGTCGACGGTGCGCAGACCGCGCACCGGGGATCACGCCCGAAGCGGACGCTGCGCCACTCGAGCGTCAGGCCATCAAGCAACCACAACCGCCCGAGCGTGACCTCGCCGGCGCCGGCAATCAGCTTGAGCGCTTCGGCTGCCTG from the Accumulibacter sp. genome contains:
- the ribD gene encoding bifunctional diaminohydroxyphosphoribosylaminopyrimidine deaminase/5-amino-6-(5-phosphoribosylamino)uracil reductase RibD, encoding MARALRLAERGLLTTTPNPRVGCVIVRDRQVVGEGWHVRAGGPHAEVHALRVAGDKARGATAFVTLEPCSHHGRTPPCAETLLAAGVHRVVAAIEDPNPLVAGRGLAALRQAGVRAECGLLADAARELNIGFVSRMTRGRPWLRLKLAASLDGKTALCNGASQWLTGPAARQDGHRWRARACAILTGSGSVRADDPQLSVRGIAELPTDIVRQPLRIVVDSRLEVSPDARVLQGGGTLVVAAVTDRARSAALAELGVEVLLLPASDGRVDLRALLAELARRGINELHVEAGFVLSGALLQAGLVDELLLYLAPCLVGDAARGMFALPQLESLAGRKQLLIRDVRLLSQDLRLLARFS